From Hydra vulgaris chromosome 15, alternate assembly HydraT2T_AEP, one genomic window encodes:
- the LOC100201425 gene encoding uncharacterized protein LOC100201425, whose translation MKLNYIMAFKWFQFIFLVPYIFPVQNQICNGMKELCNLRIDQVTLAGSHNSGAGFNGFLYYHKVVRVPALSCAYKNQRLSITGQLDLGVRYFDIDVCWDTFYKPESPWTCHQRAFGGSIKAILEQINNWMNKNRNDVVVLHFNRDATDPEKAGPAVMKQILDLWGAPKAGELAIQTNKYATLGQSILDNKRIYIIMAQKLTNNIADKSNYINEHDVGFTWTSKHGATQSDAKELIEEMGENRCERETFGHFFVRYDLYLTWGLCNDDLAALVKPFIRQGTSGCYTGTSRQKKTVNFILVDYVDEEVVNVANDLNKINIKNFMG comes from the exons ATGAAACTTAATTATATCATGGCCTTCAAATggtttcagtttatttttttagttcctTATATTTTTCCTGTTCAAAATCAAATATGTAATGGAATGAAAGAGCTTTGCAATTTACGAATTGATCAAGTTACCCTGGCAGGAAGTCACAATTCTGGTGCCGGATTTAACGggtttttatattatcataaagTTGTTAGAGTACCGGCATTGAGTTGTGCTTACAAAAATCAACGACTGAGCATTACCGGTCAACTTGATCTTGGCGTTAGATACTTTGACATTGATGTTTGTTGGGATACCTTCTACAAACCAGAAAGTCCTTGGACGTGTCATCAGCGCGCTTTCGGCGGGTCTATAAAAGCAATTCTTGAACAGATAAACAATTGGATGAACAAAAATAGAAACGACGTAGTTGTTCTTCATTTTAATCGCGACGCAACTGACCCTGAAAAAGCAG GACCTGCAGTTATGAAACAGATTTTAGATTTATGGGGTGCTCCAAAAGCTGGGGAATTAGCGATTCAAACAAACAAATATGCAACTCTAGGACAATCAATCTTAgacaataaaagaatatatattatcatggcacaaaaattaaccaataacATTGCTGACAAATCTAATTATATCAACGAACATGATGTTGGCTTTACCTGGACAAGCAAACATGGTGCAACACAGAGTGATGCAAAAGAACTAATAGAAGAAATGGGAGAGAACCGATGCGAAAGGGAAACGTTTGGGCATTTTTTTGTAAGGTATGATTTGTATTTAACATGGGGCTTGTGTAATGACGATTTAGCTGCTTTAGTGAAACCATTTATACGCCAAGGGACATCAGGTTGCTATACAGGAACATCGAGACAGAAGAAAACTGTAAACTTCATATTGGTTGACTATGTCGATGAAGAGGTTGTCAACGTGGCAAAcgatctaaataaaataaatataaaaaactttatgggttaa